Within bacterium, the genomic segment AAAAGCTGCTGAGCCGGCCCTGGCTGCAACGGGTCATCGGCTCCAACGCTGTCAGCATTCCCCTCGACAGCACTATCTTTAACCTCGTCGCCTTTCTCGGTGTTTTCAAGCCGCTGATGCTCGTCCAGATTATTTTTGGCGAAATTGTTGTCAAAACACTCACCGGCGCCCTGGTGGCCCTGAAAAAAAGCCGGGATACCGCTGCGGCTCTCGCCCCAGCCCTGCCGCATCAATCCTGAGCTTGCGCCCGGCCCTCCGTCGCGCCCGATCCGAGCCTCCCTGCCTCCAGCCGGTTCATCGCCGTCACCGGCTGGAATCCCTCTCATGCCGCCAGCCTGGCGCCATCCGCATCCTTCAATCTTTCCGACTTGGCTAAAAAGGCAGCACCATCTGGAATAATGTTATGACATTATATGTTATAACTTTTAAATAAAAGGATACCATGCGCATCGAGGAAGAAATACACCAGGATAAATTCGCCAGCGCACGGCACAAGCTGATCATCAATACCTTCTTCACTGCCAACTGGCTGCGCGAACAGCATACCGTTCTGCTCAGGCCCTTTGATATCACCCTGCAGCAGTTCAACATCCTGCGGATACTGCGTGGCCAGGCGCCGCGCGCCACCTCCATCGGACTGCTGCAGGAACGGATGCTCGATCGTCAGCCGGATGTCTCCCGGCTGGTCGAACGCCTGCGTCTGAAGGGATTGCTGCAACGCGCAACCAGCTTGAAAGACCGGCGCAGCTGTGAAGTAACCATTACGGAGGCGGGAATGGCGCTGCTTGCGGCCATTGACCGGGTGCTGGAAGCATGGTTTGCCAACTTGACCACTCTCAGCGAAACGGAGGCGGAAGAAGCCAGCCGG encodes:
- a CDS encoding MarR family transcriptional regulator, which produces MRIEEEIHQDKFASARHKLIINTFFTANWLREQHTVLLRPFDITLQQFNILRILRGQAPRATSIGLLQERMLDRQPDVSRLVERLRLKGLLQRATSLKDRRSCEVTITEAGMALLAAIDRVLEAWFANLTTLSETEAEEASRILDQVRGSV